The following proteins are encoded in a genomic region of Streptomyces gobiensis:
- a CDS encoding IucA/IucC family protein → MNARSGPEEIPADDRLPVRKRLARFLEPAVPRQRRNGADPRRVICPPPEPLSVPGDPLEHRDPARAADAAAVENLLRCWIRENDIDPPPRGSDTLHIPLDASGTALCVPVRYWSATGWHRFDPPTLDGAPQNAASLDAVTLAALIGREAAHHASLADRREAPPGQPGPTEADQPSGETTDLVGRVADSVQRTTVFLAVRRAAPGADPDADPFLAAEQSLLLGHPMHPTPKSREGLSDAEAQRYSPELHGAFRLHWLAVDHAVLATDSAWTERGKTVPARQLAIELAGEGLKLPESTALLPLHPWQAREVRQRPDVAALLDAGLLYDLGPHGEPWHPTSSVRTVHRPGAPAMLKLSLGLRITNSRRENLRKELHRGVEVHRLLRTGLGAQWREAHPGFDIVRDPAWLAVTGPDGEHVPGLDTVIRHNPFGPHDDAVCIAALTSPRPWPGAPGYTLRSRLADTVHRLAERTGRTVAAVSAEWFLRYLDTVVRPVLWLDAVAGIALEAHQQNTLVLLDTDGWPCGGRYRDNQGFYFRESHRAALQGRLAGVGEESDSFVADAVTDERFAYYLGINNVLGLIGAFGAQRLADEELLLAALRRFLTQQAHGPDPESDARSPLPELLLGNATLRCKANLLTRLHGLDELIGPVDTQSVYVTVTNPLAAR, encoded by the coding sequence GTGAACGCACGCTCCGGTCCCGAGGAGATCCCGGCCGACGACCGGCTCCCGGTCCGTAAGCGGCTCGCCCGGTTCCTTGAACCCGCGGTGCCCCGGCAGCGCCGTAACGGGGCCGACCCCCGGCGTGTCATCTGCCCACCGCCTGAGCCCCTCAGCGTTCCCGGCGATCCGCTGGAGCACCGCGACCCGGCCCGGGCCGCTGACGCCGCCGCCGTGGAGAACCTGCTGCGCTGCTGGATCCGGGAGAACGACATCGACCCACCACCGAGGGGCAGCGATACGCTCCATATCCCGCTGGACGCAAGCGGCACCGCGCTCTGCGTCCCCGTTCGCTACTGGTCCGCCACCGGCTGGCACCGCTTCGACCCGCCCACCCTTGACGGCGCACCCCAGAACGCGGCATCCCTCGACGCGGTCACCCTCGCCGCCCTCATCGGCCGGGAGGCCGCTCACCACGCCTCCCTGGCGGACCGTAGGGAGGCCCCTCCCGGCCAGCCGGGGCCGACGGAGGCGGATCAGCCGAGCGGTGAGACCACCGACCTGGTCGGCCGGGTCGCCGACTCCGTTCAGCGCACCACCGTGTTCCTCGCCGTGCGCCGCGCCGCACCCGGCGCTGACCCGGACGCCGACCCTTTCCTGGCAGCTGAGCAGTCCCTGCTCCTCGGCCACCCCATGCATCCCACCCCCAAGAGCCGCGAAGGGCTCTCGGATGCCGAGGCACAGCGCTACTCACCCGAGCTGCACGGCGCCTTCCGGCTGCACTGGCTGGCCGTCGACCACGCCGTGCTGGCCACCGACTCTGCCTGGACCGAGCGCGGCAAGACCGTACCGGCACGGCAGCTCGCCATCGAGCTCGCCGGTGAGGGACTGAAACTGCCCGAGTCCACCGCGCTGCTGCCGCTGCACCCCTGGCAGGCGCGGGAGGTACGGCAGCGCCCGGATGTCGCCGCCCTGCTGGACGCCGGACTGCTGTACGACCTTGGCCCGCACGGGGAGCCCTGGCACCCCACCTCCTCCGTACGCACCGTCCACCGGCCCGGCGCACCCGCCATGCTCAAGCTCTCCCTGGGGCTGCGGATCACCAACTCCCGCCGGGAAAACCTCCGCAAGGAGCTGCACCGAGGCGTCGAGGTGCACCGGCTGCTGCGCACCGGACTCGGCGCCCAGTGGCGGGAAGCGCACCCCGGTTTCGATATCGTCCGCGACCCCGCCTGGCTCGCCGTCACCGGTCCGGACGGCGAGCATGTGCCGGGGCTGGACACCGTCATCCGGCACAACCCCTTCGGCCCGCACGACGACGCAGTCTGTATCGCCGCCCTCACCTCGCCCCGCCCCTGGCCCGGTGCCCCCGGCTACACCCTGCGCTCCCGGCTCGCCGATACGGTCCACCGGCTTGCGGAGCGTACGGGCCGTACGGTCGCCGCCGTATCCGCCGAGTGGTTCCTGCGCTATCTGGACACGGTCGTACGCCCCGTGCTCTGGCTCGACGCGGTGGCGGGCATCGCTCTGGAGGCCCACCAGCAGAACACCCTCGTTCTGCTGGACACCGACGGATGGCCGTGCGGCGGCCGCTACCGGGACAACCAGGGCTTCTACTTCCGTGAGTCCCACCGGGCGGCGCTGCAGGGCCGATTGGCCGGTGTGGGCGAGGAAAGCGACAGCTTCGTCGCCGACGCGGTCACCGATGAGCGCTTCGCCTACTACCTCGGCATCAACAATGTGCTGGGGCTCATCGGTGCTTTCGGCGCCCAGCGGCTGGCCGATGAGGAGCTGCTGCTCGCCGCCCTGCGCCGCTTCCTCACCCAGCAGGCGCACGGGCCGGACCCGGAGAGCGATGCCCGCTCCCCACTGCCCGAACTGCTGCTGGGGAACGCCACCCTGCGCTGCAAGGCAAATCTGCTCACCCGGCTGCACGGCCTCGACGAGCTCATCGGCCCTGTGGACACCCAGTCCGTCTACGTCACCGTCACCAACCCCCTGGCAGCCCGGTAG
- a CDS encoding trypsin-like serine peptidase, with protein sequence MSSMRKAARRHPALAAAAVVAALAVTATACGPEDGGADADAKPSAYPTAELGKEDLGLPKDLPISLDDLKKWKDGGWENWDRERWLSDAKDFLNPIIKDLWDPDRMEDAEEPDRGIDEDEIEEDEGGGSQEDEGVTDPTPAKVQAKPVQTPYTQSAKAHGKIFMDTPKGQMVCSATVVKDPKKPGKSNLVATAGHCVHGGKGKGWFRNVVFVPGYNYKGLPSSQLESAPKSDVLPHGIWWASKARTTDHWRTDGQERGGKGAQQDFAMLEVRPEDGGGKSLEESVGDAVKVSFSTPKVSSMGDLTARGYPAAPPFDGSKMYGCTEAPSRLTINQDQPTMYRIGCTMTGGSSGGGWVAKGSGGEDELYSVTSIGPVTATWLAGPRLGQNAKGVFDAISK encoded by the coding sequence ATGTCATCCATGCGCAAGGCCGCTCGGAGGCATCCGGCGCTGGCAGCGGCAGCCGTGGTCGCCGCACTGGCGGTGACCGCCACCGCGTGCGGACCCGAGGACGGCGGGGCCGACGCGGACGCCAAGCCAAGCGCTTACCCCACGGCGGAGCTCGGCAAGGAAGACCTCGGGCTGCCGAAGGATCTCCCCATCTCCCTCGATGACCTGAAGAAATGGAAGGACGGCGGCTGGGAGAACTGGGACAGGGAACGCTGGCTCAGCGACGCCAAGGACTTCCTCAATCCGATCATCAAGGACCTATGGGATCCGGACCGGATGGAGGACGCCGAGGAGCCCGACCGGGGCATCGACGAGGACGAGATCGAAGAGGACGAGGGTGGCGGCTCCCAGGAGGACGAGGGCGTCACCGACCCCACCCCCGCCAAGGTCCAGGCGAAGCCGGTCCAGACCCCGTACACCCAGAGCGCCAAGGCACACGGCAAGATCTTCATGGACACCCCGAAGGGCCAGATGGTCTGCTCGGCTACCGTCGTGAAGGACCCGAAGAAGCCGGGCAAGTCCAACCTGGTGGCCACCGCCGGGCACTGTGTCCACGGCGGCAAGGGCAAGGGCTGGTTCCGTAACGTCGTCTTCGTCCCCGGCTACAACTACAAGGGACTGCCCTCCTCGCAACTGGAGTCCGCCCCCAAGAGCGATGTGCTCCCGCACGGCATCTGGTGGGCCAGCAAGGCACGTACGACGGACCACTGGCGCACCGACGGCCAGGAGCGCGGCGGCAAGGGCGCACAGCAGGACTTCGCCATGCTGGAGGTACGTCCGGAGGACGGCGGCGGCAAGTCCCTTGAGGAGAGCGTCGGCGACGCGGTGAAGGTCAGCTTCAGCACCCCGAAGGTGAGCTCCATGGGCGACCTGACCGCCCGTGGCTACCCGGCCGCACCGCCGTTCGACGGCAGCAAGATGTACGGCTGCACCGAGGCGCCGAGCCGGCTCACCATCAACCAGGACCAGCCGACCATGTACCGCATCGGCTGCACCATGACCGGCGGCTCCTCCGGCGGCGGCTGGGTCGCCAAGGGTTCCGGGGGCGAAGACGAGCTGTACTCGGTGACCTCGATCGGCCCGGTCACCGCCACCTGGCTCGCGGGGCCCCGGCTGGGCCAGAACGCCAAGGGTGTCTTCGACGCCATCAGCAAGTGA
- a CDS encoding M1 family metallopeptidase — protein sequence MVKPSATATAVAVTSLALVAASIPAPTPLGIGDRLFPELGNPGYDVLSYDIALRYSGDNTKALQTRTKIEAEVTEASLDRFNLDFANGKVRSAHVNGEPAKVVEAGEDIVITPATPVGRGTPLHIDIRHTSPTKAEKPSGWIRTKQGGLAMANQADAAHRVFPSNDHPSDKALFTFRITAPKELTAVTNGLPVAKVHHGGNTTWTYRAGEPMATELAQVSIDRSEVIHRSGPHGLPVRDVVPAKHRKALEPLLAKTPEQLAWMERRVGRYPLETYGVLAAEADFGFALETQTLSLFSRDFLTNPDYPDWYQESVMVHELAHQWFGNSVSPHRWSDLWLNEGHATWYEWLYAEEAGGWQMKRRVKEAYEASDQWRQLYGPPAAIDPPRQNGKISIFQPIVYAGSAVVLYALRQQIGEAAFEQVQRAWVNRHRDGVATTADFIKLAGEVSRQDLTGFLTDWLYGKKTPPMPGHPDWQTEKPVPPGKSG from the coding sequence ATGGTCAAACCCTCCGCCACCGCCACGGCCGTGGCCGTGACCTCCCTCGCCCTGGTCGCGGCGTCGATCCCCGCCCCTACGCCACTCGGCATCGGGGACCGGCTCTTCCCCGAGCTCGGCAACCCCGGCTATGACGTCCTCTCGTACGACATCGCGCTGCGGTACAGCGGCGACAACACCAAGGCCCTCCAGACCCGTACAAAGATCGAGGCGGAGGTCACCGAGGCGAGCCTGGACCGCTTCAACCTCGACTTCGCCAACGGCAAGGTCCGCTCCGCGCACGTCAACGGTGAACCGGCGAAAGTCGTCGAGGCCGGTGAGGACATCGTCATCACCCCCGCCACACCGGTCGGCCGGGGCACTCCGCTCCATATCGATATCCGGCACACCAGCCCTACCAAGGCGGAGAAGCCCAGCGGCTGGATCCGGACCAAGCAGGGCGGACTGGCCATGGCCAACCAGGCGGACGCCGCACACCGGGTCTTCCCCAGCAATGACCACCCCTCAGACAAGGCCCTGTTCACCTTCCGTATCACCGCCCCGAAGGAGCTCACGGCTGTCACCAACGGCCTGCCGGTGGCGAAGGTCCACCACGGCGGCAACACCACCTGGACGTACCGTGCCGGCGAGCCCATGGCCACCGAGCTCGCTCAGGTGTCCATCGACCGCTCCGAGGTCATCCACCGCTCCGGGCCCCATGGCCTCCCGGTGCGTGATGTCGTCCCCGCCAAGCACCGCAAGGCGCTGGAGCCCTTGCTGGCCAAGACCCCGGAGCAGCTGGCGTGGATGGAGCGGCGGGTCGGCCGCTACCCCTTGGAGACCTATGGCGTACTGGCCGCCGAAGCCGACTTCGGCTTCGCCCTGGAGACCCAGACGCTGTCGCTGTTCTCCCGGGACTTCCTCACCAACCCGGACTACCCGGACTGGTACCAGGAATCGGTCATGGTGCATGAGCTGGCCCACCAGTGGTTCGGCAACAGCGTCAGCCCGCACCGGTGGAGCGATCTCTGGCTGAATGAGGGCCATGCCACCTGGTATGAGTGGCTCTACGCCGAGGAAGCCGGCGGCTGGCAGATGAAGCGGCGGGTGAAGGAGGCGTACGAGGCGTCCGACCAGTGGCGTCAGCTGTACGGCCCGCCCGCCGCCATCGACCCGCCGCGCCAGAACGGCAAGATCAGCATCTTCCAGCCGATCGTCTACGCCGGCTCCGCGGTCGTTCTCTACGCGCTGCGCCAGCAGATCGGCGAGGCTGCCTTTGAGCAGGTGCAGCGCGCGTGGGTCAACCGCCACCGGGACGGTGTGGCCACCACGGCCGACTTCATCAAGCTGGCCGGCGAGGTATCCAGGCAGGACCTCACCGGCTTCCTCACGGACTGGCTGTACGGGAAGAAGACACCGCCGATGCCCGGCCACCCGGACTGGCAGACCGAAAAACCCGTGCCCCCCGGTAAATCCGGGTGA
- the panD gene encoding aspartate 1-decarboxylase: protein MLRTMFKSKIHRATVTEADLHYVGSVTVDAELMEAADLLPGELVHIVDITNGARLETYVIEGERGSGVIGINGAAAHLVHPGDLVILISYAQIDDAEARDFRPKVVHVDAGNRIVRLGDDLSEPVPGTRTERSPMARV, encoded by the coding sequence GTGCTGCGCACCATGTTCAAGTCGAAGATTCACCGGGCGACGGTGACCGAGGCTGATCTGCACTATGTGGGGTCGGTCACCGTTGACGCTGAGCTGATGGAGGCCGCTGATCTGCTCCCCGGGGAGCTGGTCCATATCGTCGACATCACCAATGGGGCCCGTCTGGAGACGTATGTCATCGAGGGCGAGCGCGGCTCCGGGGTGATCGGGATCAACGGCGCGGCCGCGCATCTGGTCCATCCCGGGGATCTGGTGATCCTCATCAGTTACGCGCAGATCGATGACGCGGAAGCGCGGGATTTCCGGCCCAAGGTCGTGCACGTTGACGCCGGCAACCGCATCGTGCGGCTGGGCGACGATCTCTCCGAACCGGTCCCGGGCACCCGGACCGAGCGCAGCCCGATGGCGCGGGTCTGA
- a CDS encoding trypsin-like serine peptidase translates to MPSIRKSRRRLALAATALAAALAVTATACGPDDTGTDAKPDSAASAEAGKDGGDRDLSLPKDLPTSLKDLEKWKNGGWDNWEEKDWLREAADFINPVIEDLWDHDRMKKAEDNEKAVPADVKTAASGTDPEPPRVRAQSVPTPYTRNAAPSGKIFMDTPKGPMVCSGTVVKDPRNPGKSNLVATAGHCVHSGKSGGWLRNIMFIPAYNNQGKSPDQLNHAPAREIAPYGRYWAEWAQTSTHWIEQGADRGGAGAQQDFAVLKVKPMDNQGKSLEQTVGAAVKINFNAPQIDRISGVRAYGYPAAPPYNGALMQNCASRPGRLTMDPSQPAMYRYGCSMTGGSSGGPVIMSGAGGKAELISVNSIGPDTAAWLAGPRLGPTAQGVFDAISKKYAGKS, encoded by the coding sequence ATGCCATCCATACGTAAGTCCCGACGACGCTTGGCGCTGGCCGCGACGGCGCTGGCCGCCGCTCTCGCGGTGACCGCCACGGCCTGCGGCCCGGACGACACCGGCACGGATGCCAAGCCGGACTCCGCCGCTTCCGCGGAAGCGGGCAAGGACGGCGGTGACCGCGACCTCAGCCTGCCGAAGGATCTGCCGACTTCCCTCAAGGACCTGGAGAAGTGGAAGAACGGCGGCTGGGACAACTGGGAAGAGAAGGACTGGCTCCGGGAGGCCGCGGACTTCATCAATCCGGTCATTGAGGATCTGTGGGATCACGATCGGATGAAGAAGGCCGAGGACAACGAGAAGGCCGTCCCCGCCGATGTGAAGACCGCCGCCAGCGGCACCGATCCGGAGCCGCCGAGGGTACGTGCGCAATCGGTCCCGACGCCGTACACACGGAACGCCGCGCCGAGCGGCAAGATCTTCATGGACACCCCCAAGGGCCCCATGGTCTGCTCCGGCACCGTGGTCAAGGACCCGCGTAACCCGGGCAAGTCCAACCTCGTCGCCACCGCCGGGCACTGCGTCCACTCGGGCAAGTCAGGCGGCTGGCTGCGCAACATCATGTTCATCCCCGCGTACAACAACCAGGGCAAGTCGCCGGACCAGCTCAACCATGCCCCGGCCCGCGAGATCGCGCCCTACGGCCGGTACTGGGCGGAGTGGGCGCAGACCAGCACGCACTGGATTGAGCAGGGCGCCGACCGGGGCGGTGCGGGTGCGCAGCAGGACTTCGCCGTGCTGAAGGTGAAGCCGATGGACAACCAGGGCAAGTCCCTGGAGCAGACGGTCGGCGCCGCCGTAAAGATCAACTTCAACGCACCGCAGATCGACCGGATCTCCGGAGTACGCGCCTACGGCTACCCGGCGGCCCCGCCATACAACGGTGCGCTGATGCAGAACTGCGCCTCGCGGCCCGGCCGGCTCACCATGGACCCCTCGCAACCCGCCATGTACCGCTACGGCTGCTCCATGACCGGCGGCTCCTCCGGTGGCCCGGTGATCATGTCCGGTGCCGGCGGCAAGGCGGAGCTGATCTCGGTCAACTCCATCGGCCCGGACACCGCCGCCTGGCTCGCCGGTCCCCGGCTGGGCCCAACGGCCCAGGGTGTCTTTGACGCGATCAGCAAGAAGTACGCGGGCAAGAGCTGA
- a CDS encoding type II toxin-antitoxin system Phd/YefM family antitoxin yields the protein MTETSYSIVRARARLGAIAREVSATREPVAITDHGHTIAVLVSPADACELEEMRALAAYRDRQTRGESAGIPQDEAFRRVFGDDA from the coding sequence ATGACGGAGACCAGCTACTCGATTGTGCGGGCCCGCGCACGCCTCGGCGCTATCGCTCGCGAGGTCAGCGCTACCCGCGAGCCCGTCGCCATCACCGACCACGGACACACCATCGCCGTACTGGTGAGCCCGGCTGACGCCTGTGAGCTTGAGGAGATGCGGGCGTTGGCCGCCTACCGCGACCGTCAGACCCGAGGTGAGTCCGCGGGTATCCCGCAGGACGAGGCGTTCCGCCGGGTGTTCGGGGATGACGCGTGA
- a CDS encoding IucA/IucC family protein: protein MLPSSTAWHRAARLLLTKLIAEFAYEEIITPEPDGTTPGTYRLAVPGGPTYRFRARRGAYDHWRIDPASLTPADDPLEFLAHAHEALLGLTGDTTGHLLRELTATLSADARLAENAPSAAELAELGYAELEGHQSGHPWLVANKGRLGFSAADAARWTPEARTPCRLPWLAVHRDLADYRGVPALATPELLYAEELPAQLRAEYTHTVASLGRDPDTYLWLPRHPWQWDETIAPLFAPQLADSAIIPLPTDNDLRLPQQSIRTFLNISRPHARTVKLPLSILNTLVWRGLPTERTLAAPAVTGWIHGLRDTDPFLREETRVILLGETASVTVRHPHYDRLPGVPYQYKELLGCIWREPIGPYLAPGERARTLSALLHTDSEGRAFTAELVSRSGLSPRVWLRHLFAALLPPLLHFLYRYGTVFSPHGENAIVVFDERDVPVRLAVKDFVDDVNLSAEPLPELAGLPAEVRDVLLTEPPSFLTQFIHTGLFVGVFRYLAPLCEEQLGVTEAEFWFLVRETILRHQRRFPELKQRFELFDLLTPRIERLCLNRNRLHADGYRDRPDRPHAVIHGSVPNPLHTTSL from the coding sequence TTGCTCCCTTCATCCACCGCATGGCACCGAGCCGCCCGGCTGCTGCTCACCAAGCTGATCGCCGAGTTCGCCTACGAAGAGATCATCACCCCCGAGCCCGATGGCACCACCCCCGGCACCTACCGGCTGGCCGTACCGGGTGGCCCCACCTACCGCTTCCGGGCCCGTCGCGGCGCCTACGACCACTGGCGTATCGATCCTGCCTCCCTCACCCCCGCCGACGACCCGCTGGAGTTCCTCGCCCACGCCCATGAGGCACTCCTCGGCCTGACCGGCGACACCACCGGACATCTGCTGCGCGAGCTGACCGCCACCCTCAGCGCTGACGCCCGGCTTGCCGAGAACGCGCCCAGCGCTGCCGAGCTCGCCGAACTCGGCTACGCCGAACTCGAAGGCCATCAGAGCGGACACCCCTGGCTCGTCGCCAACAAGGGCCGCCTCGGCTTCTCCGCCGCCGACGCCGCCCGCTGGACCCCCGAGGCCCGTACCCCGTGCCGACTGCCCTGGCTTGCCGTCCATCGCGACCTCGCCGACTACCGGGGCGTTCCCGCGCTCGCCACCCCGGAACTGCTCTACGCGGAAGAGCTCCCCGCCCAGCTCCGCGCCGAATACACCCACACGGTCGCCTCGCTGGGCCGCGACCCCGACACCTACCTCTGGCTGCCCCGCCACCCCTGGCAGTGGGACGAGACCATTGCCCCACTCTTCGCCCCGCAGCTCGCCGACTCGGCCATCATCCCGCTCCCCACCGACAACGACCTGCGGCTGCCCCAGCAGTCCATCCGGACCTTCCTCAACATCAGCCGCCCACACGCCCGCACCGTCAAACTCCCGCTGTCCATCCTCAACACCCTGGTCTGGCGCGGGCTCCCCACCGAACGCACCCTCGCCGCCCCCGCCGTCACCGGCTGGATACACGGGCTGCGGGACACCGATCCCTTCCTGCGCGAGGAGACCCGCGTCATCCTGCTCGGCGAGACCGCCTCGGTGACCGTCCGGCATCCCCACTACGACCGGCTCCCCGGCGTCCCGTATCAGTACAAGGAACTTCTGGGCTGCATCTGGCGGGAGCCCATCGGCCCGTATCTCGCCCCCGGTGAACGCGCCCGCACTCTCTCCGCACTGCTGCACACCGACTCCGAGGGCCGTGCCTTCACCGCCGAGCTTGTCAGCCGCTCCGGGCTTTCCCCACGGGTCTGGCTGCGCCACCTCTTCGCCGCCCTGCTGCCGCCCCTGCTGCACTTCCTCTACCGCTACGGCACCGTCTTCTCCCCGCACGGCGAGAACGCCATCGTCGTCTTCGACGAGCGGGACGTGCCGGTGCGGCTGGCGGTGAAGGACTTCGTCGACGATGTGAACCTCAGCGCTGAGCCGCTGCCCGAGCTGGCCGGCCTGCCCGCCGAGGTCCGTGACGTCCTGCTCACCGAGCCGCCAAGCTTTCTCACCCAGTTCATCCACACCGGGCTGTTCGTCGGTGTCTTCCGCTATCTGGCTCCGCTCTGCGAGGAGCAGCTGGGCGTGACCGAAGCGGAGTTCTGGTTCCTGGTACGGGAAACGATCCTCCGCCACCAGCGGCGCTTCCCGGAGCTCAAGCAGCGCTTTGAGCTCTTCGACCTGCTCACGCCGCGCATTGAACGGCTCTGTCTCAACCGCAACCGGCTGCACGCCGACGGCTACCGCGACCGCCCCGACCGCCCCCACGCGGTCATCCACGGCTCCGTCCCCAACCCACTGCACACCACCTCCCTGTAA
- the hflX gene encoding GTPase HflX gives MTSSSSLPTSGQRIAETNRRADALMEEDVAWSYEIDGERDGHQLDRSERAALRRVAGLSTELEDVTEVEYRQLRLERVVLVGVWTSGSAQDAENSLAELAALAETAGALVLDGVIQRRDKPDPATYIGSGKAEELRDIVLETGADTVVCDGELSPGQLIHLEDVVKVKVVDRTALILDIFAQHAKSREGKAQVALAQMQYMLPRLRGWGQSLSRQMGGGGSGSAGGGMATRGPGETKIETDRRRIREKMAKMRRDIAEMKTSRDIQRQDRKRHKVPSVAIAGYTNAGKSSLLNRLTGAGVLVENALFATLDPTVRRAETPSGRLYTLADTVGFVRHLPHHLVEAFRSTMEEVGDSDLILHVVDGAHPAPEEQLASVRGVVRDVGATDVPEIVVINKADAADPLVVQQLLRTEKHSIAVSAHTGQGIDELLALIDTELPRPSVELEILVPYTHGGLVSRVHAEGEVLTEEHTPEGTLLGARVHEELAAELRPYEPARS, from the coding sequence ATGACCTCCTCTTCTTCCCTTCCAACCAGTGGCCAGCGCATCGCCGAGACGAACCGCCGAGCCGACGCCCTGATGGAAGAGGACGTCGCTTGGAGTTACGAGATCGACGGCGAGCGTGACGGCCATCAGCTCGACCGCTCCGAGCGGGCGGCGCTACGCCGCGTAGCCGGGCTCTCCACCGAGCTCGAAGACGTCACCGAGGTCGAGTACCGACAGCTGCGCCTGGAGCGTGTGGTGCTGGTCGGCGTCTGGACATCCGGCAGCGCACAGGACGCCGAGAACTCCCTGGCGGAGCTCGCCGCGCTCGCTGAGACCGCGGGCGCCCTCGTCCTGGACGGTGTGATCCAGCGTCGCGACAAGCCGGACCCGGCGACATACATCGGTTCCGGCAAGGCCGAGGAGCTGCGCGACATCGTCCTGGAGACCGGTGCCGACACCGTCGTATGCGACGGTGAGCTCAGCCCCGGCCAGCTGATCCACCTTGAGGATGTGGTCAAGGTCAAGGTGGTGGACCGCACCGCGCTGATCCTGGACATCTTCGCCCAGCACGCCAAGTCCCGCGAGGGCAAGGCGCAGGTGGCGCTCGCACAGATGCAGTACATGCTGCCGCGACTGCGCGGCTGGGGTCAGTCGCTCTCCCGTCAGATGGGTGGCGGTGGCTCCGGCTCAGCGGGCGGCGGTATGGCCACCCGTGGCCCCGGTGAGACCAAGATCGAGACAGACCGGCGACGGATCCGCGAGAAGATGGCGAAGATGCGCCGGGACATCGCGGAGATGAAGACCAGCCGCGATATCCAGCGACAGGACCGCAAGCGGCACAAGGTGCCGTCCGTGGCCATCGCCGGCTACACCAACGCGGGCAAGTCCTCGCTGCTCAACCGGCTCACCGGCGCGGGCGTCCTGGTGGAGAACGCCCTGTTCGCCACCCTCGACCCGACGGTGCGCAGGGCCGAGACCCCCAGCGGGCGGCTCTACACCCTGGCCGACACGGTCGGTTTCGTACGGCACCTGCCGCACCACCTCGTCGAGGCGTTCCGCTCCACGATGGAGGAGGTCGGCGACAGCGATCTCATCCTGCATGTGGTGGACGGCGCACACCCGGCGCCGGAGGAGCAGCTGGCCTCCGTACGTGGGGTGGTCCGCGATGTCGGCGCTACCGATGTGCCGGAGATCGTGGTGATCAACAAGGCCGACGCGGCCGACCCCCTGGTCGTCCAGCAACTGCTGCGTACCGAGAAGCACTCCATCGCTGTCTCGGCCCACACCGGCCAGGGCATCGACGAGCTGCTCGCCCTCATCGATACCGAGCTGCCACGGCCTTCGGTCGAGCTGGAGATCCTGGTGCCCTACACCCACGGCGGCCTGGTCTCCCGGGTACACGCCGAGGGCGAAGTCCTCACCGAGGAGCACACCCCGGAGGGCACGCTGCTGGGGGCCCGCGTCCACGAGGAACTGGCCGCCGAACTCCGTCCGTACGAACCAGCCCGTAGCTGA
- a CDS encoding GNAT family N-acetyltransferase → MPTTNSPTDAGGSRDASGSRDASDTSDSSLDDTLDLQLPTELIALIEADRRGAAATDLLDSIADWPAATCAAGTFQLVPVRIERDLSLIACWMNDPAVADFWELSGPEDITAAHLRAQLGGDGRSVPCLGVLDGTPMSYWEIYRADLDPLSRHYPARPHDTGIHLLIGGNADRGRGVGTALLRAVADLILDQRPDCCRVIAEPDVRNTPSVAAFLGAGFRLTAEVDLPDKRAALLTRDRLLRHVL, encoded by the coding sequence TTGCCGACCACCAACTCACCCACGGACGCAGGCGGCTCCCGCGACGCCAGCGGCTCCCGCGACGCCAGCGACACGAGCGACTCCAGCCTCGACGACACCCTCGATCTGCAACTGCCCACCGAGCTCATCGCTCTGATCGAGGCGGACCGGCGCGGCGCCGCTGCCACCGATCTGCTGGACTCCATCGCCGACTGGCCCGCGGCCACCTGCGCTGCCGGGACCTTCCAGCTCGTCCCGGTCCGTATCGAGCGCGATCTGTCTCTGATCGCGTGCTGGATGAACGATCCGGCGGTGGCGGATTTCTGGGAGCTCTCCGGGCCGGAGGACATCACCGCCGCCCATCTGCGCGCCCAACTCGGGGGCGACGGCCGCAGCGTGCCCTGTCTCGGCGTGCTCGACGGCACCCCCATGAGCTACTGGGAGATCTACCGCGCCGACCTCGACCCCCTGTCCCGGCACTACCCGGCCCGGCCTCATGACACCGGCATCCATCTGCTGATCGGTGGCAACGCCGACCGTGGCCGAGGCGTCGGCACCGCTCTGCTGCGCGCCGTGGCCGATCTGATCCTTGACCAACGCCCCGACTGCTGTCGCGTCATCGCCGAACCAGATGTACGTAACACCCCCTCCGTCGCGGCCTTTCTGGGCGCCGGTTTCCGCTTGACCGCAGAGGTCGATCTCCCCGACAAACGAGCCGCCCTGCTGACCCGGGACCGACTGCTGCGCCACGTCCTGTGA